The Mucilaginibacter gracilis genomic interval CTTTTTTGAACCTATACATGGTTCGGCGCATGATATTGCCGGCCAAAACAAGGCTAACCCGCTGGCCTCCATCCTATCGGTAGCGTTAATGCTCGAGATAAGCTTTGGCTTAACCGAAGAAGCAAAACGCATTACCGATGCTATAGACAAAACATTAAAAGCAGGCTACCGCACCGGCGACATTGCCGACGCGCATACCGACCCTGCAAAAATATTAGGCACCAAACAAATGGGCCAAAAGGTTTTACAATATTTAAAAGAAACCGTGTTGAATTAGTATCAAGTAGTTAGTATCATGTATCAAGACGGAAATCTGAAAGCTTGCAAGATACTAACTACTTGATACATGATACTAAATACTCAAATATATGAAATGGAACGCTGAATTATACGACGACAAACATGCATTTGTATTCCAATTTGGAGAAAATGTATTGGAACTACTGGATGTAAAAGCTGGTGAGCGCATTCTTGATCTGGGTTGCGGTACAGGTTATCTGGCACAGCAAATTAAAAACCTGGGGGCCGATGTTGTTGGTACCGATTTATCTCCGGATATGATCGCGAAAGCTAAAGCTACTTACCCCGATGTTGAGTTTGCTGTTGCCGATGCAGGTAATTTTAGCTTCGACCAAAAATTTGACGCCGTATTTAGCAACGCAGCACTGCATTGGGTGAAAGATCATGACGGCATGATGAAATCTGTTTACGATAGCCTTAAACCCCGTGGCCGTTTTGTTGCCGAAATGGGCGGCAAAGGTAACGTTGGTTTGCTTATAGCTGCTACCAAGCAGGTTTTAGCAAAACACGGTTACCACGAGCAAACCAAGGTGCAGGTATGGCGCTTCCCCGGCTTAGGCGAATTTACGCACGAACTGGAAAACCACGGTTTCAGGGTAACCTTCGCTGTTCACTTTGACAGGAAGACACCTTTGCAGGATGGCGACCTGGGCGTTGCAAAGTGGATAACCATGTTTGGCTCGCAATTTTTTGAAGGCGTACCCGCAGATGAAGTGCAAATATTGCTGAAAGAGATAACCGAAATACTGCGGCCCGCTTATAACGAAGATGGGCAATGGTATGCCGATTATAAAAGACTGAGATTTATAGCGGTGAAAGAGTAATCTGAACCGGAATTACACGAATTAAAGAATTGACTCATTTGATTTTCAAAATTCTGTTAATTCTTTAATTCGTGTAATTCTGGTCCAGAAATTTCAAACACAATAAAAATAAAATTAAACAATAACCGATGCAGGGCTACGAACGAAAGTTTTAAACCATACATCCCAAATCAAAAAAAAACGATGTTACACGATCCGAACCATATCTATATTTTCGACACGACGTTGCGCGATGGCGAGCAAGTGCCCGGTTGCCAATTAACAACCCCTGAAAAAGTTGAAATTGCTAAGGAACTGGAATCGCTAGGTGTAGACATTATTGAAGCAGGGTTCCCGGTATCCAGTCCGGGCGACTTTTTGAGTGTGGTTGAAATTTCAAAGGCGGTAAAAAACCCAACCATTTGCGCCCTAACACGTGCCAACAAAGGCGATATTGATGTTGCCGTTGAAGCTTTAAAATATGCCAAAACGCCACGTATACATACGGGCATTGGCGCATCGGATATGCACATCAAATACAAATTTAACAGTACCCGCGAAGAAATTTTAGAGCGCGCCGTTGATGCTGTAAAGTACGCCAAAAAATTTGTTGAAGATATTGAGTTTTACGCCGAAGATGCGGGCCGTGCCGATGTGGAATATTTAGCTTTGATGGTAGAATCGGTTATTGCGGCAGGTGCCACGGTGGTTAACATACCCGATACCAATGGCTATTGCCTGCCCGATCAGTACGGATCGAAGATCAAATACCTTAAAGAAAACGTAAAAAATATTGATAAGGCCATTATATCTGTACATTGCCATAACGATTTGGGTTTGGCTACCGCAAACTCAATAGCCGGTGTGCAAAATGGCGCACGCCAAATTGAATGTACCATAAATGGTATTGGCGAACGCGCAGGCAATACATCAATGGAAGAAGTGGTGATGATATTAAAAACACACCACAGCCTGGGCTTAAACAGCACCATTAACACCAAACATTTTTACGAGTTAAGCAATATGGTAAGCACCATGATGCGGATGCCTGTGCAACCCAACAAGGCCATTGTAGGCAGCAATGCCTTTGCACATAGCTCGGGCATTCACCAGGATGGTTTTTTAAAGCACCGCGAAAACTACGAGATTATTTCGCCAGATGATGTGGGTTTCCCTAATGCCAGCATTATTTTAACTGCACGCAGCGGCAGGCACGCCTTAAAATTCCATTTGAGCCGTTTGGGCCACCATTTAGATAAAGGCGAGCTTGACCAAACCTATAAAACATTTTTAACCCTTGCCGATAGCAAACTTGATATTACCGATGAGGACTTGTTAAAACTGGTTGCCCACCGTTTAGTTAAGCAAGATTAATATGGAAGCACCCACACAAATAACACTGGATTTTAACGCTGCTTATGAGCGTTTAAAACGGATAGTGAAACGTACCCCGCTGGAATTTAATAGTGGCCTGTCGGAAAAATACGGATGCGAGGTTTATTTAAAGCGCGAAGATTTGCAAATTGTACGATCATACAAATTGCGGGGTGCTTATAACATGATATCGCAATTAAACCAGGACCAGTTAAACCGTGGCGTTGTTTGCGCCAGTGCTGGTAACCATGCCCAGGGAGTTGCTTTTTCGTGCAGTAATTTGGGTACTTTGGGTGTAATTTTTATGCCCGAAATTACGCCTAACCAAAAGGTTAAACAAACCGAAATGTTTGGTGCAGGCAAGGTAAAAATAGTTTTGGTGGGCGATACTTTTGATGATTGCCTTGCCGAAGCCTTAGCTTATACCAAAGCCAACAACATGACTTTTATACCGCCTTTTGATAACTACAGCGTTATTGAAGGCCAGGGCACTGTTGGTGTTGAAATACTACAGGATTTACCCGGTGTTGAGGCCGTAATTATGCCCGTTGGCGGTGGTGGCCTTGCTGCCGGAACCGGCAGCTATTTAAAGGATGAAAAACCCGGAGTTTTATTAATTGGCGTTGAGCCGGAGGGCGCGCCATCAATGTTTAAGGCTCTGGAAGCGCATGAGCCTGTTACACTGCCACAAATAAACCGTTTTGTTGATGGGGCAGCCGTAAAACGCGTAGGCACATTAACCTACAAGCTTTGCCAGGAAGTGTTAAACCAAATGCTGCTGGTACCCGAAGGAAAAGTTTGCACAACCATACTAAAGCTTTATAACGAAGATGCCATAGTAGTTGAGCCCGCAGGTGCCCTTGCTGTAGCCTCATTGGATTTGGTTAAAGACCAAATAAAAGGCAAAAAAGTTGTTTGCATTATAAGCGGCGGCAACAACGATATTGAACGTATGCAGGAGATAAAGGAGCGCTCGCTGCTGTACGAAGGTTTAAAACACTATTTCATCATCCGTTTTCCGCAAAGACCGGGTGCTTTAAAATTGTTTGTAAACAATGTTTTGGGCCCTCATGATGATATTACCCGTTTTGAATTCATCAAAAAAACTAACCGCGAAAGCGGCCCCGCTTTAATTGGCATCGAACTAAAATCTGCCGACGACTATGGCGCGCTGATGGATAGGATGCAGGAGTTCCGTTTTGAGGTTAAAGAGCTTAACAGAGATCAAACCCTGTTTGAGTATTTGGTGTAAACTTTTTAAACTCCGTCTCCCTATTGCTGTCGCGGCGGTAGGGAGAATATTTTATTGCACGCCCCCCTACCGGCGCATAGTTTTTACTCCCACTGGCCGTATTCAAAATATTTTAAAATTTTAATATCAATCATGCTGCCTTCTCGGTATTTGCCGCGTTGTATATTGAGGGCGCGTAAACGGGTACCATCTTTCTCAATCAATATCTCTTCGTAAAAGCCTTTAAATAAAACCTGCGTAACTTTCCATTTTCTTTTCCCAAGGTTTGTTACATCTATCTCTACGTTTTCGGGAGTAATGGCTACGTTGCGGCGGGTTGCAGTTATGCCGCATACCAGTGCTTCATCTTTGTTTAGCACCGAACAGTGCGATAACAGTTGCGCAGTATACAGCATTTTGGGCCGGGCGTACATTTGCGCCGGGGTGCCATGTTCAACCGTTTCGCCATCCTTTAAAACAATAAGTTCGTCGGCCATTGATAATACCTCGGCCGGGTCATGCGATACCATGATAACCGTTAGGCCGGTATCTTTCACTATCTGCCTTATGGTTTGCTGCAATCCCTCCCTAAACGATGCATCAACCTGGTTAAAAGGTTCATCTAAAAACAATATTTCGGGCTTGCTAATTAAAGCGCGGGCAATAGCAACGCGTTGCTTTTCGCCACCGCTCATGTGTGCAACGCGCTGGTCTTTCAATTCAAAAATGCGTAATTGTTTAAGGGCGGTTTCGGTGGCGCTGCGCTTATACTCCAAATTAATGTTTGATAGCAGGGCCGATACGTTTTCCCAGGCCGTGGCAAACAAATTCAGGTCGTCGGTATGCTGGGTTACCATCTTCATTTTGTCGTGGCCGGGTATCAGCTTTTCAACGGGGCCAAGTATCTGTTCGCCTTTAAAAAGCACCTGCCCTTCGTCAGGGTCAAGCAAGCCGTACAGCAATTTAAGCAAGGTACTTTTGCCACTACCGCTTTCGCCAACAATGGCCGTTATTTTACCGGGTTTAAAAGAAAGTATTACGTTGTTTACACCCGACGAGCGGTCTTCCGAATAATTTTTTGTAACTGATATTGCTTGCAAAAAGCTCCCTTTATCCATGCAGGCAAATATACAACAAAACAAAAAACCCCGGACTATGCCGGGGATACTCGTTTATATATAGACGGGTTTAGAAGCCCAGCACCAAACCCACAGATAAGGTTTTTAATCCTTTTTGATCGGGACTGTTTTCAAACATATCGTTAAAGTTATACTTAACATATATACCGTCCGATCCGTAAAGCAACCTAATGAAGCCACTGTACTCAAAGCGGGTGAAATGGAAATCGTTAAAGTTTTTGGTTTTGCCATGTTCGTCGCTAATTTGTTTTTGCATACCATCAATCAGGAAACCGGCTTCGGGGCCAAACATAAAG includes:
- the ilvA gene encoding threonine ammonia-lyase IlvA, which translates into the protein MEAPTQITLDFNAAYERLKRIVKRTPLEFNSGLSEKYGCEVYLKREDLQIVRSYKLRGAYNMISQLNQDQLNRGVVCASAGNHAQGVAFSCSNLGTLGVIFMPEITPNQKVKQTEMFGAGKVKIVLVGDTFDDCLAEALAYTKANNMTFIPPFDNYSVIEGQGTVGVEILQDLPGVEAVIMPVGGGGLAAGTGSYLKDEKPGVLLIGVEPEGAPSMFKALEAHEPVTLPQINRFVDGAAVKRVGTLTYKLCQEVLNQMLLVPEGKVCTTILKLYNEDAIVVEPAGALAVASLDLVKDQIKGKKVVCIISGGNNDIERMQEIKERSLLYEGLKHYFIIRFPQRPGALKLFVNNVLGPHDDITRFEFIKKTNRESGPALIGIELKSADDYGALMDRMQEFRFEVKELNRDQTLFEYLV
- a CDS encoding ABC transporter ATP-binding protein, with amino-acid sequence MDKGSFLQAISVTKNYSEDRSSGVNNVILSFKPGKITAIVGESGSGKSTLLKLLYGLLDPDEGQVLFKGEQILGPVEKLIPGHDKMKMVTQHTDDLNLFATAWENVSALLSNINLEYKRSATETALKQLRIFELKDQRVAHMSGGEKQRVAIARALISKPEILFLDEPFNQVDASFREGLQQTIRQIVKDTGLTVIMVSHDPAEVLSMADELIVLKDGETVEHGTPAQMYARPKMLYTAQLLSHCSVLNKDEALVCGITATRRNVAITPENVEIDVTNLGKRKWKVTQVLFKGFYEEILIEKDGTRLRALNIQRGKYREGSMIDIKILKYFEYGQWE
- a CDS encoding class I SAM-dependent methyltransferase is translated as MKWNAELYDDKHAFVFQFGENVLELLDVKAGERILDLGCGTGYLAQQIKNLGADVVGTDLSPDMIAKAKATYPDVEFAVADAGNFSFDQKFDAVFSNAALHWVKDHDGMMKSVYDSLKPRGRFVAEMGGKGNVGLLIAATKQVLAKHGYHEQTKVQVWRFPGLGEFTHELENHGFRVTFAVHFDRKTPLQDGDLGVAKWITMFGSQFFEGVPADEVQILLKEITEILRPAYNEDGQWYADYKRLRFIAVKE
- a CDS encoding 2-isopropylmalate synthase; translated protein: MLHDPNHIYIFDTTLRDGEQVPGCQLTTPEKVEIAKELESLGVDIIEAGFPVSSPGDFLSVVEISKAVKNPTICALTRANKGDIDVAVEALKYAKTPRIHTGIGASDMHIKYKFNSTREEILERAVDAVKYAKKFVEDIEFYAEDAGRADVEYLALMVESVIAAGATVVNIPDTNGYCLPDQYGSKIKYLKENVKNIDKAIISVHCHNDLGLATANSIAGVQNGARQIECTINGIGERAGNTSMEEVVMILKTHHSLGLNSTINTKHFYELSNMVSTMMRMPVQPNKAIVGSNAFAHSSGIHQDGFLKHRENYEIISPDDVGFPNASIILTARSGRHALKFHLSRLGHHLDKGELDQTYKTFLTLADSKLDITDEDLLKLVAHRLVKQD